The proteins below are encoded in one region of Thermothelomyces thermophilus ATCC 42464 chromosome 1, complete sequence:
- a CDS encoding glycosyltransferase family 62 protein (CAZy_ID 267841), whose product MARPMGSVRLKKTSPATLAVGVALCIFIIYFLIGPSTPNFSPSRKAAAAAHHLSPPTSPFRKPTGDKQKQKPPPVAHYNLNNVTTTPNPLENRENILILTPMARFYPAYWDNILRLEYPHELITLGFILPKTKEGNEATRELQKRITKTQKHGPEKDRFKSIIILREDIDPPLVSQDEKERHKLENQKVRRAAMAKARNSLLYSTLGPSTSWILWLDADVVETPPTIIQDLASHDQAVMVPNCFQRYWNEEKQMMDERPYDFNNWQDSPTALDMAKKMNPDDILLEGYSEMATFRTLMAYMSREDGRLHEEMPLDGVGGAALLVKADVHRDGAMFPPFAFYNLIETEGFAKMSKRLGWQPVGLPNYKVYHYNE is encoded by the exons ATGGCACGCCCCATGGGGTCGGTTCGTCTCAAGAAGACGAGCCCCGCAACTCTTGCCGTCGGCGTGGCGCTCTGCATATTCATCATATACTTTTTAATAGGGCCCTCTACCCCCAATTTTTCCCCTTCTCGcaaagccgccgccgcggcgcacCATCTCTCGCCGCCGACCTCTCCCTTCCGCAAGCCGACTGGTGACAAGCAGAAGCAGAAGCCGCCGCCCGTCGCGCATTACAACCTGAACAATGTCACCACCACGCCCAACCcgctcgagaaccgcgagaACATCCTGATCCTGACCCCCATGGCCCGCTTCTACCCGGCCTACTGGGACAACATCCTCCGGCTCGAGTACCCTCACGAACTGATCACGCTCGGCTTCATCCTTCCCAAGACGAAGGAAGGGAACGAGGCGACGCGGGAGCTGCAGAAGAGGATCACCAAGACCCAGAAGCACGGGCCGGAGAAGGACCGCTTCAAGAGCATCATTATCCTGCGGGAAGACATCGACCCGCCGCTCGTCTCGCAGGACGAGAAGGAGCGCCACAAGTTGGAGAACCAGAAGGTCCGGCGCGCCGCCATGGCCAAGGCCCGCAACTCTCTCCTCTACTCGACCCTCGGCCCCTCGACCTCGTGGATCCTGTGGCTGGACGCCGACGTCGTCGAGACCCCTCCCACCATCATCCAGGACCTAGCCAGCCACGACCAGGCCGTCATGGTGCCCAACTGCTTCCAGCGCTACTGGAACGAGGAGAAACAGATGATGGACGAGCGCCCCTACGACTTCAACAACTGGCAGGACAGCCCCACCGCGCTGGACATGGCCAAGAAGATGAACCCGGACGACATCCTGCTCGAGGGCTATTCCGAGATGGCTACGTTCCGGACCCTGATGGCCTACATGAGCAGGGAGGACGGTCGCCTGCATGAGGAGATGCCCCTggacggcgtcggcggcgccgcgctCCTCGTCAAGGCCGATGTCCACAGAGACGGCGCCATGTTCCCTCCCTTTGCCTTTTACAACTTGATCGAGACGGAGGGCTTCGCGAAGATGTCCAAGAGGTTGGGTTGGCAGCCCGTCGGTCTGCCCAATTACAAG GTGTATCACTACAATGAGTGA